Proteins from a genomic interval of Quercus lobata isolate SW786 chromosome 11, ValleyOak3.0 Primary Assembly, whole genome shotgun sequence:
- the LOC115969509 gene encoding nuclear intron maturase 3, mitochondrial-like — MLMISSNFQEQVDKYLSPVQARKALEKEERIVEEEEERKYAKSTVEDLTRLCMKVDAPIELVRKAVKMVGFTNNMGRPGSMKLLIALEDTDIIKWYAGVGRRWLDFFCCCHNFKMVKTVVTYHLRFSCILTLAEKHESTKREAIKHYTKDLKVSDFKGNEEVYFPTEREVKMMGDQNISDPRHVDGALSLALIRLASDEP, encoded by the coding sequence ATGCTTATGATAAGTTCCAACTTCCAAGAGCAAGTTGACAAGTATTTGAGTCCAGTCCAAGCTAGAAAGGcattagagaaagaagaaaggatagtggaggaggaagaggaacgGAAATATGCCAAGAGCACGGTTGAGGATTTGACGAGGCTGTGTATGAAAGTTGATGCACCAATAGAACTTGTCAGGAAGGCAGTCAAGATGGTTGGTTTTACAAATAACATGGGTCGCCCTGGATCGATGAAGTTACTCATTGCTCTTGAAGATACTGATATTATCAAGTGGTATGCAGGTGTAGGGAGAAGGTGGCTTGATTTCTTCTGCTGCTGTCACAACTTCAAGATGGTTAAAACTGTAGTAACTTATCACTTGAGGTTCTCTTGCATTTTGACACTAGCAGAGAAGCATGAATCAACCAAGCGTGAAGCCATAAAGCATTACACTAAAGATTTGAAGGTCTCTGATTTTAAAGGAAATGAAGAAGTGTACTTCCCCACAGAAAGAGAGGTTAAAATGATGGGAGATCAAAATATTTCGGATCCAAGGCATGTTGATGGGGCTTTATCTTTGGCTTTGATCAGGTTGGCTTCTGATGAGCCTTAA